Proteins encoded together in one Impatiens glandulifera chromosome 1, dImpGla2.1, whole genome shotgun sequence window:
- the LOC124919750 gene encoding dolichyl-diphosphooligosaccharide--protein glycosyltransferase subunit 2-like produces MARNLLFLVLTLCLTSICKAAIFNPISEAHRSAALELFIPTDGSFGSLEQAHEAIRTFNILGIEKDLNIKDSTCSSVVDTLGSPSTSPKELFYALKVNNVLKCEVKGDVFEGIASRLKTSIESANSLLDFYHSVGTLRLIKDQATEIDVLLADAEGVFQSVKALSQSDGRWRYSSSNPGSSTYAAGIALETLAGVISLSTSEIDSSLITTLKSDILKLFDSIEKYDDGTYYFDEKLVDARENHGILSVTSSVVRGVAAFSSSTSENLNLPGEVILGLATFFLSIDIPGSAKELYDQLDGLACLESSRVSIPLILSLPATVLSLTRNDQLKVRISTPLGSTAPPLLVKLVQASHSSSKGSSVIKSQELRFDFDNNIYILDSLPETVDVGNYIFIFETVLSDLENEKIYTTGGRSRVPIHVTGVINVDNAEIAVLESDNGSSETKKKLDIAGDNTISLSANHLQKLRLSLKLTTPRGQPFKPHQALLKLRHESTKVEHIFVSGNSQKQIEIILDFLGLVDKFFYLSGKYDIQLTIGDAVMENSFLQDLGYIDLDLPEAPEKATRPPSQPVDPLSRYGPKAEITHIFRTPDKRPPQELSLAFLGLVVLPLIGFLVGILCLGANLKSFPSSAVPATFSLLFHLGIAAVLSLYVLFWLKLDLFTTMKTLGLLGIFIMFVGHRTLSYLASASSKLKSA; encoded by the exons ATGGCcagaaatttactttttctggTCCTCACTCTCTGTCTAACATCTATCTGCAAAGCTGCGATCTTTAATCCCATCTCCGAAGCTCACCGATCTGCCGCCTTGGAGCTTTTCATACCAACCGATGGATCTTTTGGAAG CTTAGAACAAGCACATGAAGCTATAAGAACCTTCAACATTCTTGGAATTGAGAAAGATCTGAATATAAAGGATTCCACTTGTTCTTCTGTGGTGGATACTCTTGGATCACCCTCAACAAGTCCAAAGGAATTGTTCTATGCATTGAAAGTGAATAATGTATTGAAATGTGAAGTTAAAGGGGATGTCTTTGAG GGCATTGCTTCAAGGCTTAAAACATCTATTGAGAGTGCAAATTCATTGCTTGACTTCTACCACTCCGTAGGAACTCTACGCCTTATCAAG GACCAAGCTACAGAAATTGACGTGCTTCTTGCAGATGCGGAAGGAGTCTTCCAATCTGTAAAG GCATTGAGCCAAAGTGATGGAAGATGGCGCTACAGTTCCAGCAATCCAGGGTCCAGTACTTATGCTGCTG GAATAGCGCTTGAAACCTTAGCAGGTGTAATCTCATTGTCAACTTCTGAGATAGATTCATCTctg ATTACAACTTTGAAGAGTGATATACTGAAGCTTTTTGACAGTATTGAGAAGTAtg ATGATGGGACATATTACTTCGATGAGAAACTTGTTGATGCACGTGAAAACCACGGCATTCTTTCTGTCACATCATCAGTTGTCCGTGGTGTGGCAGCTTTTTCAAGTTCAACATCAGAAAATCTAAAT CTTCCAGGGGAAGTAATATTGGGTCTGGCAACATTTTTCCTTAGCATTGATATTCCTGGCAGTGCAAAAGAATTGTATGACCAGCTTGATGGATTAGCTTGCTTGGAAAGCAGCAG GGTTTCCATTCCACTCATTTTATCACTTCCAGCTACTGTGCTTTCTTTGACTAGAAACGATCAACTAAAG GTAAGAATTAGCACTCCACTTGGATCCACTGCACCACCTCTACTGGTAAAACTAGTTCAAGCTTCTCATTCCAGCTCAAAAGGTTCTTCAGTCATTAAAAGCCAG GAGCTgagatttgattttgataataatatttatatcttGGACTCTTTACCGGAGACTGTTGACGTTGGAAATTACATTTTCATCTTTGAA ACTGTGTTATCTGATTTGGagaatgagaaaatatataCCACTGGAGGCAGGTCAAGGGTACCCATTCATGTCACAGGAGTTATCAATGTAGATAATGCAGAAATTGCTGTGCTGGAAAGTGACAATGGGAGTTCGGAAACTAAGAAAAA GCTAGACATAGCAGGTGATAACACAATTTCCTTGTCAGCAAACCACCTACAAAAACTGAGGTTGTCTCTTAAATTGACCACTCCACGTGGACAGCCATTTAAACCACACCAG GCTCTCCTCAAGCTGAGACATGAATCCACCAAAGTTGAACACATCTTTGTTTCGGGAAATTCTCAGAAGCAAATTGAGATAATATTA GACTTCCTTGGGCTGGTTGACAAGTTCTTTTATCTTTCTGGTAAATATGATATCCAACTCACTATTGGCGATGCTGTTATG GAAAATTCTTTCTTACAAGATCTGGGATATATTGACTTGGATCTTCCTGAAGCACCAGAGAAAGCAACTCGACCTCCTTCTCAACCTGTTGATCCTTTATCAAGATACGGTCCCAAAGCAGAGATAACTCACATTTTCAGGACTCCAGACAAGCGTCCACCACAAGAGCTCTCTCTTGCCTTCTTAGGACTTGTTGTCTTGCCCTTAATAGGCTTCCTTGTTGGG ATCTTGTGTTTGGGTGCCAATCTGAAGAGCTTCCCTTCATCTGCAGTACCAGCCACGTTTTCCTTGCTGTTCCATTTAGGCATAGCGGCAGTTCTTTCACTTTATGTACTATTTTGGTTGAAG TTGGATCTTTTCACAACAATGAAAACGCTTGGACTTTTGGGGATCTTCATAATGTTTGTTGGGCACAGGACCCTTTCTTACCTTGCCTCGGCTTCATCCAAGTTGAAATCCGCGTGA